A part of Micromonospora chersina genomic DNA contains:
- a CDS encoding TetR/AcrR family transcriptional regulator: MPNPIDTPPLAGRRAQAARNDAVILEAARAVFLDDPKAPIAAVAERAGVGISALYRRYAGKEDLLRKLCDDGLRRFIAAAEEAAGEPDDWAAFAGFLARVVDADVHSLTVHLAGTFSPTEEMGRAAVRANELVEGLVERAREAGRLRPDVVAQDVGLLLEACAAIRVPDPERTRQLRRRHLALLLAGLAQAEPPLPGPPPAAGEFDWRWKRRE; the protein is encoded by the coding sequence ATGCCGAATCCGATCGACACCCCGCCGCTCGCCGGCCGACGTGCCCAGGCGGCCCGCAACGACGCGGTGATCCTGGAGGCCGCCCGCGCCGTCTTCCTCGATGACCCGAAGGCGCCCATCGCCGCCGTCGCCGAGCGGGCCGGCGTCGGCATCAGCGCCCTCTACCGGCGGTACGCCGGCAAGGAGGACCTGCTGCGCAAGCTCTGCGACGACGGGTTGCGGCGGTTCATCGCGGCGGCCGAGGAGGCCGCCGGCGAGCCGGACGACTGGGCGGCGTTCGCCGGTTTCCTGGCGCGCGTCGTCGACGCCGACGTGCACTCCCTCACCGTGCACCTGGCCGGCACCTTCAGCCCGACCGAGGAGATGGGCCGGGCCGCGGTACGCGCGAACGAGCTGGTCGAGGGGCTGGTGGAGCGGGCGCGGGAGGCCGGGCGGCTCCGGCCGGACGTGGTGGCGCAGGACGTCGGCCTGCTGTTGGAGGCGTGCGCCGCGATTCGCGTACCCGATCCGGAGCGGACCCGGCAGTTGCGTCGCCGCCACCTGGCGCTGCTGCTGGCCGGTCTCGCGCAGGCCGAGCCGCCGCTGCCCGGGCCGCCGCCGGCCGCCGGGGAGTTCGACTGGCGCTGGAAGCGCCGGGAGTGA
- a CDS encoding epoxide hydrolase family protein, with protein MTDTAIRPYRVEIPQAALDDLADRLRRTNWPGELPGVGGAYGMATDRVRELATYWLEKFDWRAVEARLNAHPQFVTGIDGEEIHFLHVRSSRPDATPLVLTHGWPGSVVEYLDVIAPLTEPADPDAPAFHLVIPSLPGFGFSGPTRSAGWNRYRTARAWATLMARLGYDRYGAVGNDAGSMVSPELGRLDADHVLGVHVTQLFSFPSGDPAEFAGLTETDQAALKHLQWFYENKFSFNQVQSQQPQTLAFALADSPVGLLAWNGQLLDESLDPDFVLANVAIYWFTGTAASAMRFYWEDAHATEQPAGPTTVPTAVAMFPGDFQSIRRFADRDHANIVSWHTFEAGPERRGDVAGHYAAHEATDVLVGDIRQFFAGLR; from the coding sequence ATGACGGACACCGCCATCCGCCCGTACCGCGTCGAGATTCCGCAGGCCGCGCTGGACGACCTCGCCGACCGGCTGCGCCGGACCAACTGGCCCGGCGAGCTGCCGGGCGTCGGTGGTGCGTACGGCATGGCGACGGATCGGGTCCGCGAGCTGGCGACGTACTGGTTGGAGAAGTTCGACTGGCGGGCGGTCGAGGCACGACTGAACGCCCACCCGCAGTTCGTCACCGGCATCGACGGCGAGGAGATCCACTTCCTGCACGTCCGGTCGTCCCGGCCGGACGCCACCCCGCTCGTGCTCACCCACGGCTGGCCCGGCTCGGTGGTCGAGTACCTCGACGTGATCGCCCCGCTCACCGAGCCGGCCGATCCGGACGCGCCGGCGTTCCACCTGGTGATCCCGTCACTGCCCGGCTTCGGCTTCTCCGGTCCGACCCGCAGCGCCGGCTGGAACCGCTACCGCACCGCCCGGGCCTGGGCGACGCTGATGGCCCGCCTCGGGTACGACCGGTACGGCGCGGTCGGCAACGACGCCGGTTCGATGGTCTCGCCCGAACTGGGCCGCCTCGACGCGGACCACGTGCTCGGCGTGCACGTCACCCAGCTCTTCTCCTTCCCGTCCGGCGACCCGGCCGAATTCGCCGGGCTCACCGAGACCGACCAGGCCGCGCTGAAGCACCTCCAGTGGTTCTACGAGAACAAGTTCTCCTTCAACCAGGTGCAGAGCCAGCAGCCGCAGACCCTGGCGTTCGCGCTGGCCGACTCGCCGGTCGGCCTGCTGGCGTGGAACGGGCAGTTGCTCGACGAGAGCCTCGACCCGGACTTCGTCCTGGCCAACGTCGCGATCTACTGGTTCACGGGCACGGCCGCCTCGGCGATGCGGTTCTACTGGGAGGACGCGCACGCCACCGAGCAGCCGGCCGGGCCGACCACCGTGCCGACCGCGGTGGCGATGTTCCCCGGCGACTTCCAGTCGATCCGTCGGTTCGCCGACCGGGACCACGCCAACATCGTCAGCTGGCACACCTTCGAGGCCGGGCCCGAGCGGCGTGGGGACGTCGCCGGCCACTACGCCGCGCACGAGGCGACCGACGTGCTGGTCGGCGACATCCGGCAGTTCTTCGCCGGGCTCCGCTGA